A single genomic interval of Stieleria maiorica harbors:
- a CDS encoding DUF1559 domain-containing protein: MIKSRDRRAGFTLVELLVVIAIIGILVGLLLPAVQAAREAARRMSCSNNFKQIGLGLHNYHSTYKNLPMNAGGTYNTGIPNSGNLHNDHWLSWMVGVLPFIEQQGLWQQISNPFNRDRAGNPITPIFAPMGPRPWNENYQPWLTQVPSYRCPSDPTQPVSNRVAFTNYSACIGDAIFEQQHSGVQSNGQPSTSGTWGDEAVSRWARGVFRARHFTKFRDIKDGLSNTIMCGENVVGDRTNLAKGTLIVRQNDVWDLPPNQGLQFMDPERPQYVNTDTSTGGLPPCTGCCGSGMGPNPCFDQSANHQRGRRWSDGRPMFSVFTTISPPNSYNLQRWHGGGGVMCASSFHQGGAHVLMADGAVVFITDSIESGDQGHVPIGRDNGDGRGADGGAGRESPYGLWGALGTKASAETIEEQLNQ; this comes from the coding sequence ATGATTAAAAGCCGTGATCGGCGGGCTGGATTTACGCTCGTCGAACTTTTGGTGGTGATCGCCATCATTGGAATCCTGGTCGGCTTGTTGTTGCCGGCCGTGCAGGCGGCTCGCGAGGCGGCTCGCCGGATGAGTTGCAGTAATAACTTCAAGCAAATCGGCTTGGGACTGCACAACTATCACTCGACGTACAAGAACCTGCCGATGAACGCCGGTGGGACGTACAACACGGGTATTCCCAATAGCGGAAACCTTCACAACGACCACTGGTTGAGTTGGATGGTTGGGGTGTTGCCCTTTATCGAGCAGCAAGGCTTGTGGCAACAGATCTCCAATCCCTTCAACCGGGACCGCGCCGGCAACCCGATCACGCCGATCTTTGCACCGATGGGGCCGCGGCCGTGGAACGAGAACTATCAGCCCTGGCTGACTCAGGTTCCCAGCTATCGTTGCCCGAGTGACCCGACGCAACCGGTTTCCAACCGCGTCGCGTTCACCAACTACTCGGCCTGTATCGGGGACGCGATTTTCGAGCAGCAGCACAGTGGTGTGCAAAGCAATGGTCAACCCAGTACCAGTGGAACCTGGGGTGATGAAGCGGTATCACGCTGGGCTCGCGGTGTCTTCCGCGCCCGTCACTTCACCAAGTTCCGTGACATCAAAGATGGTCTTTCCAACACCATCATGTGTGGCGAGAACGTCGTTGGTGACCGAACCAACTTGGCCAAGGGCACGTTGATCGTTCGTCAAAACGATGTTTGGGACTTGCCGCCCAACCAGGGCCTCCAGTTCATGGATCCCGAGCGTCCGCAGTACGTCAACACCGACACCTCCACCGGTGGTCTTCCGCCTTGTACCGGTTGCTGCGGTAGCGGCATGGGACCGAACCCCTGCTTCGATCAGTCGGCCAACCACCAGCGTGGTCGTCGCTGGTCCGATGGTCGTCCGATGTTTAGCGTGTTCACGACGATCAGTCCGCCGAACAGCTATAACTTGCAGCGATGGCACGGTGGCGGTGGTGTCATGTGTGCTTCCAGCTTCCACCAAGGTGGTGCCCACGTCTTGATGGCTGACGGTGCGGTGGTCTTCATCACCGATTCGATCGAATCGGGTGACCAAGGACACGTGCCGATCGGTCGTGACAACGGCGACGGTCGTGGTGCCGATGGTGGTGCGGGACGCGAAAGCCCCTACGGTCTGTGGGGAGCTCTCGGTACCAAGGCCAGCGCCGAAACGATCGAAGAGCAGTTGAACCAGTAA
- a CDS encoding S9 family peptidase — MHPRHGFPVAILSLMSLTAFTLGELAAHPPGDSTWVAEAEPRLRAIYEDREFRAEEFQGEWLDDSSGYTIRRQDSDTGQESLVKVDLISGQQTEIESPKTKSRPRRRMASPDGRHRLEVRDQSIFVHDQESGQHTALVHVSPDRDVSFHDVGWSPNGTRVVFVESDATDVPTRPMLVPDDPSYPSVTNRRFARVGETINALRVGVAAVDGGETKWLSIGPSGDGIYLGQVEWAGNSHEVLVEKLSRFRDERVFLLAGVDGEVKEIFRETDSAWAVGSQGKNSGLTWVRDGQSFIVLSEKDGWRHAFLYSRSGKPLALLTPGEYDVIDRAIVDEPGGWYYFYAAPDDGPRKYLYRVPLDGSGTLQRITPTDQPGTHDYDFSPDAKWAFHSYSTIDQPPVTDLVEMKGHRVVRVLEENRQLRGRAKAMMERPAEFIQLDVGQNVSMDAWMIKPKDFDASKKYPVFVYVYGEPYAQTVLDQWGAAQNHFHRVIADLGYLVVSIDNRGTPAPKGAAWRRSIFGSLGPLSTEDQAVGLKELARMRDYVDLSRVGIWGWSGGGSNTLNAMFRKPDDYHVGIAVVPKPQPHLYNAWFQEIYMRDRRVNPDGYERSAPINFADGLKGDLLIVTGSGETNTHIQIIEGLVDRLIELGKRFDYMVYPNRDHGLREGRGSELHVRMLIARYLVDHLPRGPR, encoded by the coding sequence ATGCACCCCAGACATGGATTCCCGGTCGCGATTCTCTCACTGATGTCATTGACCGCGTTCACACTCGGTGAACTCGCCGCACATCCTCCCGGCGATTCGACCTGGGTCGCCGAAGCCGAACCTCGGTTGAGGGCGATCTACGAGGACAGGGAATTCCGGGCTGAGGAGTTCCAGGGCGAATGGCTGGATGACAGTTCGGGATACACAATTCGTCGTCAGGATTCCGATACGGGCCAAGAGAGTTTGGTGAAAGTTGACCTGATCAGCGGCCAGCAGACCGAGATTGAATCGCCGAAGACGAAATCGCGCCCTCGCCGCCGCATGGCGTCACCCGATGGCAGGCATCGGCTGGAAGTTCGCGATCAAAGTATTTTCGTGCACGATCAGGAAAGTGGTCAACACACCGCATTGGTTCACGTCTCACCAGACCGAGACGTTTCGTTTCATGATGTTGGATGGAGCCCCAACGGGACGCGCGTTGTCTTCGTCGAATCGGACGCCACTGACGTCCCCACCCGTCCGATGCTCGTGCCCGACGATCCCTCCTATCCGTCCGTCACGAATCGGCGGTTCGCGCGGGTCGGTGAAACGATCAATGCACTGCGTGTCGGTGTGGCCGCAGTCGACGGTGGCGAAACGAAGTGGCTTTCGATTGGGCCCAGCGGAGACGGCATCTATCTGGGACAGGTCGAGTGGGCCGGAAACTCTCACGAAGTGCTGGTCGAAAAACTGAGTCGTTTTCGCGACGAGCGTGTTTTCTTGCTCGCCGGCGTCGATGGCGAAGTGAAAGAGATCTTTCGCGAGACCGATTCGGCCTGGGCGGTCGGCAGCCAGGGCAAGAACTCCGGGCTGACTTGGGTACGCGACGGCCAATCGTTCATCGTGCTCAGCGAAAAAGACGGCTGGCGTCACGCATTCCTTTACTCGCGAAGCGGAAAGCCGCTGGCGCTGTTGACGCCGGGTGAGTACGACGTGATCGATCGGGCGATCGTCGATGAGCCGGGCGGCTGGTATTACTTTTATGCCGCGCCCGACGATGGGCCACGAAAATACTTGTATCGCGTTCCCCTGGATGGTTCAGGCACGCTCCAGCGAATCACTCCCACCGATCAACCCGGGACACACGACTACGACTTCTCCCCCGATGCCAAGTGGGCCTTTCACAGCTATTCGACGATCGACCAGCCGCCTGTGACGGACCTGGTCGAAATGAAGGGCCATCGCGTGGTCCGCGTACTGGAAGAAAACCGCCAGCTGCGCGGGCGAGCCAAGGCGATGATGGAGCGGCCGGCAGAATTCATCCAGCTGGACGTCGGCCAGAACGTCTCGATGGACGCCTGGATGATCAAACCCAAGGACTTTGACGCGTCCAAAAAGTATCCCGTTTTCGTTTACGTCTACGGAGAGCCCTACGCCCAAACGGTGCTCGACCAGTGGGGCGCCGCCCAGAATCACTTTCATCGGGTCATCGCCGACCTCGGATACCTTGTCGTTTCGATCGACAACCGTGGCACGCCGGCACCCAAGGGGGCCGCGTGGCGGCGATCCATCTTCGGCAGCCTGGGACCGCTTTCCACCGAAGACCAAGCGGTGGGGCTGAAGGAGTTGGCTCGCATGCGTGACTATGTCGATCTGTCGCGAGTGGGGATTTGGGGCTGGAGCGGCGGTGGGTCCAACACCTTGAACGCCATGTTCCGCAAACCCGACGACTACCACGTCGGAATCGCCGTGGTCCCCAAACCGCAGCCCCACTTGTACAACGCCTGGTTTCAGGAGATCTACATGCGAGACCGCCGGGTCAACCCGGACGGATACGAGCGGTCGGCCCCGATCAACTTTGCCGACGGTCTGAAGGGCGATTTGCTGATCGTCACGGGGTCGGGCGAAACCAACACACACATCCAGATCATCGAAGGCCTGGTGGACCGGCTGATCGAACTCGGCAAGCGATTTGATTACATGGTCTATCCCAACCGCGACCATGGACTGCGCGAAGGCAGGGGATCGGAGTTGCACGTCCGCATGCTGATCGCCCGCTACCTGGTCGATCACCTGCCACGCGGCCCGCGATAA
- a CDS encoding tetratricopeptide repeat protein has product MTDPRHTALLLTFVCLFAGCDRSPVETPQPQPSDSTQTTSTAPPPAEVKPSPKPKPYDRDQTIDAAMALVQAGKPDAAAAEFRKVLMADPNDAEVLFRLANLSAQGGNLRDAVEFLDAIPEDHPEAGLPSLGQAADWYLQLQQYDKAESRYRRVLELAGDVPVAHRQLAYLYNRQARRHEAAVHLRALCRLGNIQEDELHALMVLGHAIFDDPNKPPPRPRPNYPIGPAATARMLFTANRNVEALETLDESVRAGDVVPSIMAFYGLLAIEAQDTERFGWWLGQFDPSVQEFAEYWAAIGAHLVSQRQFDAAVRALGEALVRDPTNVGAMRRINQALTALGETEQADRWLKRYDTIRDVVSASNAIGKSPSSDATSVESYATIADGLDQLHRPLEAATWRIFGAFHRKASREEIESLNQRRAALFRSDDAFPSPQESVCGIDLGQYPLPELEIPTSIADSPPPITPSIDQFPTPKFDDVADAVGLDHTYLVASEQQPYRFALYQSLGGGIAVIDYDLDGAVDLHLAQGGADTPALVGELSNQLVRNVDGRLVDHTEIAGASDKRYSIGLGSGDWNQDGLPDLAVANIGNKVLLINNGDGTFQSRVFDPDPDHEVLTSSIAFGDVTGDSLPDLFSLHYVEDPTMVDRPDMNEKGEILTISPGAFQPGIDSIAVNDGRGGMRHEPVSDSQGDASTGLGVVIADWDGQVGNEVFVGNDIRANQLWTRSAEGDRWTNVAAVRGCALGIGGVETASMGIAVADFDGNGMQDIHIANFYLEPVSLFMNQGGVFEDRCVQYRLHRDSSDVLGFGCQALDYDLDGRPDLAVTNGNIEKAPGEPLLQSPQFFVNLGRQFQLTAVDDASGYWDGKYLGRGMARLDFNADGRPDMVISHINAPTALMVNRTETPNHFLTLELVGTQSERDAIGAKVEVRQGPRVWTNWIVGGDGYLCHNESTVSFGLGASADDVRVVVTWPNGKRQVFEPIAVDQRLLLIEGEAEPTSRIGTAKGR; this is encoded by the coding sequence GTGACTGACCCTCGGCACACCGCCCTGTTGCTCACGTTTGTGTGTTTGTTCGCCGGGTGCGACCGCTCGCCGGTCGAAACGCCCCAACCACAGCCGAGCGATTCAACCCAAACGACTTCTACCGCGCCGCCGCCCGCGGAAGTCAAACCGTCCCCCAAGCCGAAGCCGTACGACCGCGACCAAACCATCGATGCTGCGATGGCGTTGGTCCAGGCCGGCAAGCCAGATGCCGCGGCCGCCGAATTTCGCAAGGTCTTGATGGCCGATCCGAACGACGCGGAAGTTCTGTTCCGGCTGGCGAATCTGAGTGCCCAGGGCGGTAACCTGCGTGACGCGGTCGAGTTCCTGGACGCGATCCCCGAGGACCATCCCGAAGCCGGGCTGCCGTCGCTGGGGCAGGCCGCCGATTGGTACCTGCAGTTGCAGCAGTACGACAAAGCCGAATCGCGATACCGGCGGGTGCTGGAGCTGGCCGGCGATGTGCCCGTCGCACACCGACAACTCGCTTACCTGTACAACCGCCAAGCCCGCCGGCATGAAGCAGCCGTTCATTTGCGGGCGTTGTGTCGGCTGGGCAACATTCAAGAAGACGAACTGCACGCGTTGATGGTTTTGGGGCACGCGATTTTTGACGATCCTAACAAGCCCCCGCCGCGTCCCCGTCCCAATTATCCGATCGGGCCGGCCGCCACGGCGCGGATGCTGTTCACCGCCAACCGCAACGTTGAAGCACTTGAAACGCTCGACGAATCGGTTCGCGCCGGTGACGTCGTTCCTTCGATCATGGCGTTCTACGGGCTGTTGGCGATCGAAGCGCAAGACACTGAACGGTTTGGATGGTGGCTGGGGCAATTCGATCCGTCGGTTCAGGAGTTCGCCGAATACTGGGCGGCGATCGGCGCCCACTTGGTTTCGCAGCGACAATTCGATGCAGCGGTCCGAGCGCTCGGCGAAGCGTTGGTGCGTGACCCGACCAACGTGGGCGCGATGCGACGGATCAACCAGGCGTTAACGGCACTGGGCGAAACCGAGCAAGCGGACCGTTGGCTGAAACGCTACGACACGATCCGAGACGTCGTGTCGGCCAGCAACGCGATCGGAAAATCCCCCTCTTCCGATGCGACCAGTGTCGAATCCTACGCCACCATCGCCGACGGTCTGGACCAGTTGCACCGCCCGTTGGAAGCAGCGACGTGGCGGATCTTTGGCGCGTTTCATCGCAAGGCGTCACGCGAGGAAATCGAATCGCTGAACCAGCGTCGCGCCGCGCTGTTCCGCTCCGACGATGCGTTTCCCAGCCCCCAGGAATCCGTTTGCGGCATCGACCTGGGGCAGTACCCGCTGCCGGAACTGGAGATCCCGACGTCGATCGCCGACTCGCCACCGCCGATCACTCCATCAATCGACCAGTTCCCCACGCCGAAGTTTGATGACGTCGCCGATGCGGTTGGACTGGACCACACCTACCTGGTCGCCAGCGAGCAGCAGCCCTATCGATTTGCGCTTTATCAGTCGCTCGGCGGCGGGATCGCCGTGATCGACTATGACTTGGACGGCGCCGTCGATCTTCACTTGGCCCAGGGAGGCGCGGACACGCCGGCCCTGGTCGGAGAGCTGTCGAATCAGTTGGTCCGCAACGTCGATGGCCGGCTTGTCGATCATACCGAGATCGCCGGCGCGAGCGACAAACGCTACTCGATCGGACTGGGCAGCGGCGATTGGAACCAAGACGGGCTGCCCGACCTGGCCGTCGCCAATATCGGCAACAAGGTGTTGCTGATCAACAACGGCGACGGCACCTTCCAGTCTCGCGTCTTTGATCCGGACCCGGACCACGAGGTGTTGACCAGTTCGATTGCGTTTGGCGACGTCACCGGCGATTCACTTCCCGATCTGTTCTCGCTGCACTACGTCGAAGACCCGACGATGGTGGATCGACCAGACATGAATGAAAAAGGCGAGATCCTGACGATTTCACCGGGGGCGTTTCAACCCGGCATCGACTCCATCGCCGTCAACGACGGCCGCGGTGGCATGCGGCACGAACCGGTCAGCGACTCGCAAGGCGACGCCAGCACGGGATTGGGCGTTGTGATCGCCGATTGGGACGGCCAGGTCGGCAACGAAGTCTTCGTCGGCAACGACATCCGTGCCAATCAGCTTTGGACGCGGTCCGCGGAAGGCGATCGTTGGACCAACGTCGCCGCCGTCCGCGGCTGTGCGCTGGGGATCGGCGGCGTGGAGACGGCGTCGATGGGAATCGCCGTGGCCGACTTCGATGGCAATGGAATGCAGGACATTCATATCGCCAACTTTTATTTGGAACCGGTCAGCTTGTTCATGAACCAAGGTGGCGTGTTCGAGGATCGATGCGTGCAGTATCGGTTGCACCGCGACAGTTCCGACGTGCTGGGATTCGGGTGCCAGGCACTCGATTACGACCTGGACGGGCGGCCTGATTTGGCCGTCACCAATGGAAACATCGAAAAGGCGCCAGGCGAACCGCTGCTGCAGTCGCCGCAGTTCTTTGTCAATCTGGGCCGCCAGTTCCAGTTGACCGCGGTTGACGATGCGTCCGGCTACTGGGACGGAAAGTACCTCGGACGCGGGATGGCCCGATTGGATTTCAACGCCGATGGTCGGCCGGACATGGTGATCTCTCACATCAATGCACCGACGGCGTTGATGGTCAATCGCACCGAAACGCCCAACCACTTCTTGACGCTCGAGCTTGTGGGCACGCAGTCCGAGCGTGATGCGATCGGTGCCAAGGTCGAAGTCCGGCAGGGGCCGCGGGTGTGGACCAATTGGATCGTCGGTGGTGATGGCTACCTGTGCCACAACGAATCCACCGTGTCGTTCGGGCTGGGGGCATCGGCCGACGACGTGCGCGTCGTTGTCACCTGGCCCAATGGTAAGCGGCAAGTGTTCGAGCCGATTGCAGTCGATCAACGTTTGCTGTTGATCGAAGGCGAAGCCGAACCGACATCGCGAATCGGCACGGCGAAAGGCCGTTGA
- a CDS encoding aldehyde dehydrogenase family protein, producing MSTVVKPSLLPEVDAFLQRGRLASFVGGKTMGSENDSSIATTDPGSGETLAEVVELTADQVDQAVGIAETAFKKTAWATMPVNERAALLHRLADAVEKRIPIIGQIEAMDAGKVQSQAQGDVRNFVDTIRYFADMAQHINHRTTLAVKGHEAWTVRQPWGACAFIFPWNFPFLLIGWGIAPALAAGNTVVIKPAEDTPLSAIYLAELAKEVGIPDGVINVVTGGGATVGAALSANPRIKRMSFTGSPEVGRLVGEACGRNLVPVKLELGGKGAAVVFDDVDVAQTAQKLAGAITFHTGQVCCDATRWLVHQDIYDDFVNQCVDQLSQVKIGYQLDGQTQMGPVVNAKQRERVLGYLEKGQAEGAQCLLAGGAAEVEGYSGHFVKPALLAGSLDNTAAQEEIFGPVAYLAPFKTESEAIEMANHTNYGLANSVWTTDLTRAARVAESMIAGNSWINAHNVFAHGVPYGGVNLSGMGGGVLSVETLMDYYRSTSVVRPL from the coding sequence ATGAGCACTGTTGTGAAACCCTCGCTATTGCCCGAAGTCGATGCGTTTTTGCAGCGTGGCCGCTTGGCCAGTTTCGTCGGCGGCAAAACCATGGGCTCGGAGAATGACAGCAGCATCGCGACCACCGATCCCGGCAGCGGCGAAACGTTGGCCGAAGTCGTGGAGTTGACCGCCGATCAAGTGGACCAGGCCGTTGGCATCGCCGAAACCGCGTTCAAAAAAACCGCCTGGGCGACCATGCCGGTCAACGAGCGGGCTGCGCTGTTGCACCGGTTGGCCGATGCGGTCGAGAAACGGATTCCCATTATCGGCCAGATCGAAGCCATGGACGCGGGCAAGGTCCAATCACAGGCGCAAGGCGATGTGCGAAACTTCGTCGACACGATCCGCTACTTCGCCGACATGGCCCAGCACATCAACCACCGCACCACGCTGGCCGTCAAAGGCCACGAGGCCTGGACCGTGCGGCAACCCTGGGGTGCGTGCGCGTTTATCTTCCCTTGGAATTTCCCGTTCCTGTTGATCGGCTGGGGAATCGCTCCCGCATTGGCGGCCGGCAACACCGTGGTGATCAAACCGGCCGAAGACACTCCGCTGTCGGCGATCTATCTGGCCGAACTGGCGAAAGAAGTCGGCATCCCCGACGGCGTGATCAACGTGGTCACCGGCGGCGGAGCAACCGTCGGCGCGGCGCTCTCGGCCAACCCGCGGATCAAACGCATGTCGTTCACCGGTTCTCCCGAAGTCGGGCGGCTGGTCGGCGAAGCCTGTGGACGCAACCTGGTCCCGGTCAAATTGGAACTCGGTGGCAAGGGCGCCGCGGTGGTGTTTGACGACGTCGATGTGGCCCAGACCGCACAGAAGCTGGCCGGTGCGATTACGTTCCACACCGGACAGGTCTGCTGTGATGCGACGCGTTGGTTGGTCCATCAAGACATCTATGATGACTTTGTCAATCAATGCGTCGATCAGCTCTCCCAAGTCAAAATCGGTTACCAGCTCGATGGGCAAACCCAGATGGGACCGGTCGTCAACGCCAAGCAACGCGAGCGTGTGCTCGGCTACTTGGAAAAAGGGCAAGCCGAAGGCGCCCAGTGTTTGCTGGCCGGTGGTGCCGCCGAAGTCGAAGGATACAGCGGGCATTTCGTCAAACCGGCATTGCTGGCCGGATCGCTGGACAACACCGCGGCGCAAGAAGAGATCTTCGGACCGGTCGCGTATTTGGCACCGTTCAAAACCGAAAGCGAAGCCATCGAGATGGCCAACCATACCAATTACGGGCTCGCCAACAGCGTGTGGACGACGGACCTGACTCGCGCGGCGCGTGTCGCCGAATCGATGATCGCCGGCAACAGTTGGATCAACGCCCACAACGTGTTCGCCCACGGTGTCCCCTACGGCGGTGTGAACCTGAGCGGCATGGGCGGCGGCGTGCTGTCGGTCGAAACGCTGATGGATTACTACCGCAGCACCTCGGTCGTCCGGCCGCTGTGA